The genomic DNA GGTCTTTGTCCATTCTGTATACCAGTTCTCATAATTGAGAGGTTTTATCCGGGATGCTGTGGCAATGACCTCTCCCAGATCAGATCCACCGGAGTACATACTGGAAAGGGTTCGTTTCAGTTCAAAATCAAACTCAGGGTCATTAACCATAAAAGGGGAACAGGTTGTATTCACATTGATGACCGGCTGTGGGGAGATCTCATCTGTTGCAGAACAAGACAGAATCAAAAATCCAAAAAGAATTACTCCACCTAACAGCAGATACCGTACAGGAAGAGACATGCCAATATCTTCACAGGGAAAGGAAAAAAATATTGCTGATAAATCCGGATACCAGAGAGGCTGTTTAATAAAATGTCATTTCCGCAAGAGTACAATTTCTATTCGATTAACGTAAATCGCCGATAAAAGAACGGGTTTTTACCTCATTATACGATCGGTTTGAAGTTATGAAACAGCCTCAAAAGGGATTTATAATTATTTACTCATCATATACCGGCGAAGATCAATCCCCCGAATACGACAGACGGGACCATCACGGAGTGCTGGCAGAAATCCGTCTGCAATATACTCTAACAGTACCGACTCACTCTCACCGGCAATGGCAGCAGCTTCTGACACAGTATACAGAATCTCATCCATGACTCCACCGATTGAGTCACGGAGCATCCGGTCACCAGCCCGTTCAGGCCCTGCAAACCCTGACGGAATAAGTTCTTCAGATTCTATTCCGGATTCTGAAAGCGAATACTGGACATCATCCACCGAGATCGGGGCGGGAGGGATGGCACTTCCTTCAGACTCCTTCTCTTCAGCGACGGAGGATTTTGTCTCCTGCAGCACCGGTCTTTGCATGGCCGCACGGGGGTCCTGAATGAGAGCAGGGTACTCATGCCTGATCACATGAGTCGTGGGAGAGAGAGTTGAAAGCCGGGCTATTTGTCCCCGAAGCCATGATATCTCCTCGTCCTGACGGTGTATTATCTCACGCAGAATCTCATGGTCGGTCGGGACGGAGGCAGTTTTCCGATCGCAGGATACAATCCTCGTTATATCATGTTTTTTAATATTGAGTGCCTGGCTGAGCAGATCACCTGCAATATCCTCTATGGACATGTTCTGCTCTGTAGCGAAGTGATTGAGCCGGTTTATAATTTCCGGAGAGAGGGAAAGGGTGATGATCTGTTTCTGGTGAGACATCTTCTCCCAGTCTAATTAATTTCTGAACACAAAAAGTGATCTCATGAGTATGAATCCAGCCCCGATTGTGTGAATTTTAAAAAATAAGCGGATTTATGCAACCTTTTTCTTCGCTCCCAAATATCGTGAAGACTGAAGGGAATTGAGCCGTAATAAGCCGACCAGAAGAAGAGCGATAAGGAAGATACATTGACCAATTACAAGTACCGGGAAGATATTGATCATTTCTGGTAAAGTCATTATGTCAGATATGCGGAGCTCGGTAGATATGGGGCCGGCCATATACATGAATAGGATGATTGTCGAACAGAGGAGGATAAAGAATCTTATAAATTTATTTTTTACTGGTATTGAGAGGCAATAGAGCGGCAGTATGACTGAAAAATAGATAATCAGTCCGGCAGCAATAAGAATGAGGGTTGGAAAGAGGAATATCACCGGATGAACAGAGAGCGATGAGAGGAAAAACCCGACATCGCCTGTTACCTCAAAGACCCGCATCGGAATATAAGAGAACAGGGCACCAAGGTTGAAGATGAGCACCCAGAGGGAAAGTGTCATAAGGCTTTTGTATTTAATTCCACGGCTTTTCAGGAATATCCAGAAACATAAGACTGCTGCCAGAGCATTGAACAGAAGACCTCCGATCGCAGTCATGGACGCTGAACTTACATCTAATCCAGACATATAGGGGATATACTGAAAGGATTCAGAAAATCCATATATGCCAGTCTGATACCGGGTGATGTGTATCGGGGTTGTGATGATTGCCTGCATTGGATCAGGTGTCATGGTGATCCCCATCATCCATGCGGTGGCAAAATGACCCGATTCATGGATAAAATATTCAATAATACGACCAATGATGATAGAAACCAATGTTATGAGGATAAAAGGGACCGGGTTACTCCAGGGTCGGAACTTCATTCTTATTCTTCATATTCGCTGGAAGAAGGTTAATAATTCGTGCTCTGATATGATGAAGCAGAGATTAAAAAGGAACTTTGAAAGATAGAAAGGAATCAAAAAGAGGCAGGATTTAGAAAACCATGACTCTCCAAGAGGTATTATGGAGGGAGACGGTGTTCCAGTATACCAAAGTTTTGTCCTCGCCGGATGGTACTACATCACCCAGAGAGAGCATATCATACCCGGCAAGATAGGTTCCAACCGGTGATGAGGCAAGGTCAGCGATCTTCTGAATCGCAGAAGGATCGGATACCGTGGCAGGCAGAGACCCTTCATGCCCGATTATGGTGCCATCAGGCTGGATCACCAGGATGTTCAGGTCCGTCCCGTTTGTCAATGAATCCAGGGAGCTCTCCACCAGAAGAGCGGGATGGAGGAGCACCGAGAGGTATCCGGTAACTGAGAGCGATGAAGAGTAGACCGGATAAATGATACTTACTGCAAATTCTCCTTCGACAGTCTCGAAATACTCACTCATGCCAGGGGCAGGATTGCGGATAACCGAGGCGACCATCGTCTGGTTTTTGACATTTGAACCAATACTGCTGCTGTATTTTTCAGGATATACTGCAATTATCGTGCCGGAGCGGTCAAGAAGACTTACTTCAAATATGGCAGGGTTGCTCTTCGCTACTTTTTCAAGATAGCCTTGTGCATCAGGACCCTGCAGATTCTTTCCCTTGAGCTCTGCGGCATATGCGGCGATGGCGGCATCACAATCCTGTAATGTCTTTGAAAGAGCGGTAGAAGACCTGAGTTGCAGGGTTGTTATTGCCAGTTCTTCTTCGGGTGACAGAAAAGAGGTTTCTCCCTCATACCAGCTGTCTGATTGTGTAAACCCCTCATGCTTTGTAATCGAGAGGATCCGAAGTGGCTGCCCCCACATCTGGATAGTCATCACATCTGTATCAATGACTCCGGTAATGTCTACCAACAGGCCATCCTGTTTGTATTCATCAGGCAGATCCAATGGAAGATACTGTGCTCCATCCTGAGCAATAAAGCCATAAAAACCCCCTTCAAGATCGATGTAGGTAATAGTCCCGTAGCTCGTGATCTCTAAACCGGTCTCCTGTGCAATACACCCCGCAGCACAGAGAAATGAGAGTGCAATGAAAAAAACACCCACCGATGCCATTGATCGAATCATACATTTTTTTCGGCGGAACACAAGAAAAGAGTTCTGGTATAGAGGTTTATAAGAGAGCACCGGAACCACACCGGCATCAACCGGAGAGAAACGCGGAGAGAAGCAGGGCATAGATACCGGCATGAATAAGGATAAACACGGGGACCATTATGGAAAAGAGTGGTTTTCGAATCTTGTGCCTGAAGATCCTCATCCCTGCATAGGCACCAAAGGGTCCGAAAAATGCCACGGTTATCAGATTCCGTTCAGATAACCGGTACTCTTCACGCATAGCCCGGTGTTTGTCATACCCGAATAATGCAAAGGATATGATGTTGAGAATGAAATAGGGAATAAAAAATATACTATTCATGAAAACGTCCTTTCTTATCTTTCGTATTTTTCATATTTTTTTCCCATATGCTCCATAAGTATCTTTTTAGAGAATTCCGCCCTTTATTATCTCATCTGTTGAGAGAACTCTGGCATAGAGCCCTGACAGGGCCCCCATATAGGCAGCATGGACCAGGGGAGCAGGGACAGTTACTTCCTGAAACGTCAGATCACGGGTTGTACATGCATCATGAGCAAGAATACAGGCAAATCCAAGATCTGCTGCTGCCCTTGTCGTCGCATCGATACACATGTGACTCATCATTCCGGCTATGATGAGATTGTGTACCCCCCTTTTCTGAAGATATGATCCAAACTCAGTCTGCCTGAAACTGTTCGGATACTGTTTTTCGATGATCTTCTCCCCGGCTTTTGGGGATACCAGATCTGATATCTCTGCTCCTTTGGTTCCAGGGAGGAAAAATGTCGCATTCGGGCGTGTTGAGATGTGTCTGATATAAATAGGTTCTATGCCACGGGTCCGGGCAAAATCCAATAA from Methanospirillum hungatei JF-1 includes the following:
- a CDS encoding helix-turn-helix domain-containing protein is translated as MSHQKQIITLSLSPEIINRLNHFATEQNMSIEDIAGDLLSQALNIKKHDITRIVSCDRKTASVPTDHEILREIIHRQDEEISWLRGQIARLSTLSPTTHVIRHEYPALIQDPRAAMQRPVLQETKSSVAEEKESEGSAIPPAPISVDDVQYSLSESGIESEELIPSGFAGPERAGDRMLRDSIGGVMDEILYTVSEAAAIAGESESVLLEYIADGFLPALRDGPVCRIRGIDLRRYMMSK
- a CDS encoding cache domain-containing protein, which produces MIRSMASVGVFFIALSFLCAAGCIAQETGLEITSYGTITYIDLEGGFYGFIAQDGAQYLPLDLPDEYKQDGLLVDITGVIDTDVMTIQMWGQPLRILSITKHEGFTQSDSWYEGETSFLSPEEELAITTLQLRSSTALSKTLQDCDAAIAAYAAELKGKNLQGPDAQGYLEKVAKSNPAIFEVSLLDRSGTIIAVYPEKYSSSIGSNVKNQTMVASVIRNPAPGMSEYFETVEGEFAVSIIYPVYSSSLSVTGYLSVLLHPALLVESSLDSLTNGTDLNILVIQPDGTIIGHEGSLPATVSDPSAIQKIADLASSPVGTYLAGYDMLSLGDVVPSGEDKTLVYWNTVSLHNTSWRVMVF
- a CDS encoding DUF1294 domain-containing protein codes for the protein MNSIFFIPYFILNIISFALFGYDKHRAMREEYRLSERNLITVAFFGPFGAYAGMRIFRHKIRKPLFSIMVPVFILIHAGIYALLLSAFLSG
- a CDS encoding cysteine hydrolase family protein translates to MTNTALILIDIQNDYFPGGAMECHQSLDAGKKASLLLDFARTRGIEPIYIRHISTRPNATFFLPGTKGAEISDLVSPKAGEKIIEKQYPNSFRQTEFGSYLQKRGVHNLIIAGMMSHMCIDATTRAAADLGFACILAHDACTTRDLTFQEVTVPAPLVHAAYMGALSGLYARVLSTDEIIKGGIL